In Fibrobacter sp. UWR2, a single window of DNA contains:
- a CDS encoding aminotransferase class V-fold PLP-dependent enzyme, translating into MDNSNIFNAEAVRGEFPMLVAGDKGAKPLAFLDSTATTQKPACVIDAMDDFYREHYSSVKRGVYRLSARTTEAFEATRKNVAKFINAKTEDEIVFTRGTTESINLVAWSYGRKFFEAGDEILISGLEHHANIVSWQLVAEMKGAKIKVIPVKDDGDLDLDKLPGLLNARTKMVAVTHVSNAVGTVNPIAEIIKTVRAAAPQAKILIDGAQSSSHIKIDVQALDCDFLAFSGHKMYGPTGVGVLYGKYDVLDSMPPWHGGGEMIKNVTFEKTTYADVPARFEAGTPMIAEVIGLGKAIEWINEKGIENIRKHEEEITQYALEQLAQIPQVKIFGNPKERGALVSITLDGIAVSDAAMILDEENVAVRSGHHCAQPVMDRFGVDATLRLSFGAYTLKRDIDRFVAGIKRVVRLFA; encoded by the coding sequence ATGGACAACAGCAATATTTTCAATGCCGAAGCCGTCCGCGGCGAATTCCCGATGCTCGTCGCAGGCGATAAGGGCGCCAAGCCCCTCGCCTTCTTGGACAGCACCGCCACCACGCAGAAGCCCGCATGCGTCATCGACGCGATGGACGACTTTTACCGCGAACACTACAGCTCCGTCAAGCGCGGAGTATACCGCCTGAGCGCCCGCACCACCGAAGCTTTCGAAGCCACCCGCAAGAACGTGGCCAAGTTCATTAACGCCAAGACCGAAGACGAAATCGTGTTCACCCGCGGCACCACCGAAAGTATCAACCTGGTGGCGTGGAGTTACGGCCGCAAGTTCTTCGAGGCTGGCGACGAGATTTTGATTAGCGGGCTCGAGCACCACGCGAATATCGTGAGCTGGCAGCTCGTTGCCGAGATGAAGGGCGCCAAGATTAAGGTCATCCCCGTCAAGGACGACGGCGACCTGGATTTGGACAAACTACCTGGACTTTTGAATGCGCGCACCAAGATGGTGGCGGTAACGCACGTGAGCAATGCCGTCGGCACCGTGAACCCGATTGCAGAAATCATCAAGACCGTTCGCGCCGCCGCCCCGCAGGCAAAGATCCTGATTGACGGCGCCCAGAGTTCCAGCCACATCAAGATTGACGTGCAGGCACTCGACTGCGATTTCCTCGCCTTCAGCGGGCACAAGATGTACGGCCCTACCGGGGTCGGCGTGCTCTACGGCAAGTACGACGTTCTGGATAGCATGCCCCCCTGGCACGGCGGCGGCGAGATGATCAAGAACGTCACCTTCGAAAAGACGACTTACGCCGACGTCCCCGCCCGCTTCGAGGCTGGCACACCTATGATTGCAGAAGTCATCGGGCTCGGCAAGGCTATCGAGTGGATTAACGAGAAGGGCATCGAAAACATCCGCAAGCACGAAGAAGAAATCACGCAATACGCATTGGAACAGCTTGCGCAAATCCCGCAGGTAAAAATCTTCGGCAACCCGAAGGAACGCGGCGCCCTCGTGAGTATTACTTTGGACGGAATCGCCGTCAGCGACGCCGCCATGATTCTCGACGAAGAGAATGTTGCCGTCCGCAGCGGGCACCACTGCGCACAGCCCGTGATGGACCGCTTCGGCGTAGATGCCACGCTCCGCCTGAGCTTTGGCGCCTACACGCTCAAGCGCGATATCGACC